Proteins from a genomic interval of Cupriavidus sp. WKF15:
- a CDS encoding zinc-binding dehydrogenase, whose translation MKAVRVVPGPEGGKVEVQDIPVPVAAAGQVLVRVRASGLNRGEINQAKELRSGNTITTGVEFAGEVAEVGEGVHGWRKGDRVMGHGRGCQAEYVVADPLALIAVPDGMSWIDAAAFPNVFITAHDALVVNGQLKAGESVLINGASGGVAMAAIQIASLMGAKPVIAASRSAAKLDKLSQYGVDVGIDASKDDQVEAVMAATGNKGVDIIIDTVGGPVFEANMKSLAVKGRLVNIARLGSATAQIDLSMLWLKRLQLIGVTFRTRTEQERLECIQACARDMLPFLRAGRVRLPIDRTFAMTDIGAAHEYMKQDQHVGKIVLLVD comes from the coding sequence GTGAAGGCAGTCCGCGTAGTACCAGGCCCGGAGGGCGGCAAGGTTGAAGTGCAGGATATTCCCGTGCCTGTCGCGGCGGCGGGCCAGGTGCTGGTGAGGGTCCGCGCATCGGGCCTGAACCGGGGGGAAATCAACCAGGCGAAGGAGCTGCGCAGCGGCAACACCATCACCACCGGCGTCGAGTTCGCCGGGGAGGTGGCCGAGGTCGGCGAGGGCGTGCACGGCTGGCGCAAGGGCGACCGCGTCATGGGTCATGGCCGCGGCTGCCAGGCCGAGTATGTGGTGGCCGACCCGTTGGCGCTGATCGCCGTGCCGGACGGCATGTCGTGGATCGACGCGGCGGCTTTCCCCAATGTCTTCATCACCGCGCACGACGCGCTGGTGGTCAACGGGCAGCTCAAGGCCGGCGAGTCGGTGCTGATCAATGGCGCTTCGGGCGGCGTGGCGATGGCCGCGATCCAGATTGCTTCGCTGATGGGCGCGAAGCCCGTCATCGCCGCGTCGCGTTCGGCTGCCAAGCTGGACAAGCTCAGCCAGTATGGCGTGGATGTCGGCATCGATGCGTCGAAAGACGACCAGGTCGAGGCGGTCATGGCGGCGACCGGCAACAAGGGTGTCGACATCATCATCGACACCGTCGGTGGTCCGGTGTTCGAGGCCAACATGAAGAGCCTTGCTGTCAAGGGTCGCCTGGTGAACATCGCACGGCTCGGTTCGGCCACGGCCCAGATCGACCTGTCGATGCTGTGGCTCAAGCGCCTGCAGCTGATCGGCGTGACCTTCCGCACGCGTACCGAGCAAGAGCGGCTCGAGTGCATCCAGGCCTGCGCGCGCGACATGCTGCCGTTCCTGCGCGCCGGCCGCGTGCGGCTGCCGATCGACCGCACCTTTGCCATGACCGACATCGGCGCGGCCCACGAATACATGAAGCAGGACCAGCACGTCGGCAAGATCGTGCTGCTGGTCGACTGA
- a CDS encoding NAD(P) transhydrogenase subunit alpha produces the protein MEMVNHTVINLIIFVLAIYVGYHVVWTVTPALHTPLMAVTNAISAIIIVGAMLAAGLTEGGVGRAMGTLAVALAAVNVFGGFLVTQRMLEMFRKKAPKVKAEGKAEAKAPAHAGGELVEMQR, from the coding sequence ATGGAAATGGTGAACCACACGGTGATCAACCTGATCATCTTCGTGCTGGCGATCTACGTGGGCTACCACGTGGTCTGGACAGTCACGCCCGCCTTGCATACGCCGCTGATGGCGGTGACCAATGCAATCTCGGCCATCATCATCGTCGGCGCCATGCTGGCCGCCGGCCTGACTGAAGGCGGCGTGGGCCGCGCGATGGGCACGCTGGCCGTGGCGCTGGCCGCCGTCAATGTGTTCGGCGGTTTCCTCGTCACGCAGCGCATGCTGGAAATGTTCCGCAAGAAGGCGCCCAAGGTGAAGGCCGAAGGGAAGGCCGAAGCAAAGGCGCCGGCCCATGCCGGCGGCGAACTGGTGGAGATGCAGCGATGA
- a CDS encoding GntR family transcriptional regulator, producing MTKLNSVSDAIIRSIESGALREGDRLPSEGELAAIHGVSVGTIQKALIRLTHSGLITREQGRGTFVSGTRVAPADVRYLRFRDEDGNELPSYVHARSVKRIKRKGPWSEFLEGDGYVRIERVINVGGRFDLYSEFWLREEDFAQLGGLDREALEKNLRELIGQRLSLPTLRVDQWIRFGPAPAIAARELGLDAEAPAFIMEMRGYTLRDQPLYYQSVYAAPFTERLMIVREKSS from the coding sequence ATGACCAAACTCAACAGCGTCTCCGACGCGATCATCCGCTCCATCGAATCCGGCGCCCTGCGCGAAGGCGACCGCCTGCCGTCCGAAGGCGAGCTCGCCGCGATCCATGGCGTGAGCGTCGGGACCATTCAGAAGGCGCTGATCCGTTTGACGCACTCGGGACTGATCACGCGCGAGCAGGGGCGCGGCACCTTCGTGTCCGGCACGCGCGTGGCGCCCGCCGATGTCCGCTACCTGCGCTTTCGGGATGAAGACGGCAACGAACTGCCGTCCTACGTCCACGCGCGTTCGGTCAAGCGCATCAAGCGCAAGGGCCCGTGGTCGGAGTTCCTCGAAGGCGACGGCTACGTGCGCATCGAGCGCGTGATCAATGTCGGCGGCCGCTTCGACCTGTACAGCGAATTCTGGCTGCGCGAGGAGGACTTCGCGCAACTGGGCGGCCTGGACCGCGAGGCGCTGGAGAAGAACCTGCGCGAGCTGATCGGCCAGCGGCTGTCGCTGCCGACGCTGCGCGTGGACCAGTGGATCCGCTTCGGTCCGGCACCGGCAATCGCCGCGCGCGAGCTGGGGCTCGACGCCGAGGCGCCTGCCTTCATCATGGAAATGCGCGGCTACACGCTGCGCGACCAGCCGCTCTATTACCAGTCGGTCTACGCCGCGCCGTTCACCGAGCGCCTGATGATCGTACGGGAGAAATCTTCATGA
- a CDS encoding Re/Si-specific NAD(P)(+) transhydrogenase subunit alpha, which translates to MQIGIPTETREGEARVAATPETVKKYVAQGHKVVVQAGAGVRASQPDAAYEAAGARIGSAADALGAQLVLKVRAPEITELAHMKPGAVLVGMLNPFDAENKARMSAAGITAFALEAAPRTTRAQSMDVLSSQANIAGYKAVLVAAHHYQRFMPMLMTAAGTVKAARVLILGAGVAGLQAIATAKRLGAVIEASDVRPAVKEQIESLGGKFLDVPFITDEEREIAQGVGGYARPMPPDWMRRQAELVHERAKQADIIITTALIPGRKAPVLLQEDTVKQMKPGSVVVDLAAAQGGNCPLTVADEVVERHGVTFVGHTNLASMVAADASALYARNVLDFLKLVIDKEGQFTLNLEDDIVAACLMTRREEAALAC; encoded by the coding sequence ATGCAGATAGGGATCCCGACTGAGACCCGGGAGGGGGAGGCGCGCGTCGCCGCCACGCCCGAGACGGTCAAGAAGTACGTCGCCCAAGGCCACAAGGTCGTGGTGCAGGCGGGTGCCGGCGTACGGGCCAGCCAGCCGGATGCGGCCTATGAGGCCGCGGGCGCACGCATCGGCAGCGCGGCCGACGCCCTTGGCGCGCAACTGGTGCTGAAGGTGCGCGCGCCCGAGATCACCGAGCTGGCGCACATGAAGCCGGGCGCGGTGCTGGTGGGCATGCTCAATCCGTTCGATGCCGAGAACAAGGCGCGCATGTCCGCCGCCGGCATCACGGCCTTCGCGCTCGAAGCCGCGCCGCGCACCACGCGCGCGCAGAGCATGGACGTGCTCTCCTCGCAGGCCAATATCGCCGGCTACAAGGCCGTGCTGGTCGCCGCCCATCACTACCAGCGTTTCATGCCGATGCTGATGACCGCTGCCGGCACCGTCAAGGCCGCGCGCGTGCTGATTCTCGGCGCCGGCGTGGCCGGCCTGCAGGCCATCGCCACGGCCAAGCGCCTGGGCGCGGTGATCGAGGCCTCGGACGTGCGCCCGGCCGTGAAGGAGCAGATCGAATCGCTCGGCGGCAAGTTCCTGGACGTGCCGTTCATCACCGACGAAGAGCGCGAGATCGCGCAAGGAGTGGGCGGCTATGCGCGGCCGATGCCGCCGGACTGGATGCGCCGCCAGGCCGAGCTGGTCCACGAGCGCGCGAAGCAGGCCGACATCATCATCACCACGGCGCTGATCCCCGGCCGCAAAGCTCCGGTACTGCTGCAGGAAGACACGGTCAAGCAGATGAAGCCCGGTTCGGTCGTGGTCGACCTGGCCGCGGCTCAAGGCGGCAACTGCCCGCTGACCGTGGCCGACGAAGTGGTCGAGCGCCATGGCGTCACCTTCGTCGGGCACACCAACCTGGCCAGCATGGTCGCGGCCGACGCCTCGGCGCTCTATGCCCGCAACGTGCTGGACTTCCTCAAGCTGGTCATCGACAAGGAAGGCCAGTTCACGCTCAACCTCGAAGACGACATCGTCGCCGCCTGCCTGATGACGCGGCGCGAAGAAGCGGCCCTGGCCTGCTAA
- a CDS encoding NAD(P)(+) transhydrogenase (Re/Si-specific) subunit beta — MNALSMNTVTLFYLGASVCFIQALKGLSHPASARKGNAFGMIGMAVAALTTVALIAKLKSEFLASGAAGTETGFGLSLILAGLVVGGGIGAYVAKKVEMTKMPELVAAMHSLIGLAAVCIAVAAVAEPAAFGIAPAGSHEIPTGNRVELFIGCFVGAITFSGSVIAFGKLAGRYKFRLFQGAPVVFAGQHMLNLALAVAMVGFGIAFFMTQEWLPFLAMLAIAFVLGVLIIIPIGGADMPVVVSMLNSYSGWAAAGIGFSLNNPMLIIAGSLVGSSGAILSYIMCKAMNRSFFNVILGGFGSDAAAAGAGGSQVQRNVKSGSADDASFLMGNAETVIIVPGYGLAVARAQHALKELTEKLTEKGVTVKYAIHPVAGRMPGHMNVLLAEAEVPYDQVFEMEDINSEFGQADVVLVLGANDVVNPAAKTDPKSPIAGMPILEAFKAKTVIVNKRSMASGYAGLDNELFYMDKTMMVFGDAKKVVEDMVKAA; from the coding sequence ATGAATGCCCTGTCCATGAATACGGTGACGCTGTTCTACCTGGGGGCGTCGGTCTGCTTCATCCAGGCACTGAAGGGCCTTTCGCATCCGGCTTCTGCCCGCAAGGGCAATGCCTTCGGCATGATCGGCATGGCGGTGGCGGCGCTCACCACGGTGGCGCTGATCGCCAAGCTCAAGAGCGAGTTCCTGGCGTCTGGCGCGGCGGGCACGGAGACGGGCTTCGGCCTGTCGCTGATTCTTGCCGGGCTGGTGGTGGGCGGTGGTATCGGCGCCTACGTGGCCAAGAAGGTCGAGATGACCAAGATGCCCGAACTGGTCGCCGCCATGCACTCGCTGATCGGCCTGGCCGCGGTGTGCATTGCCGTGGCGGCGGTGGCGGAGCCTGCGGCCTTCGGCATCGCGCCGGCGGGCTCGCACGAGATCCCGACGGGCAACCGCGTCGAGCTGTTCATCGGCTGCTTTGTCGGCGCCATCACGTTCTCCGGTTCGGTGATCGCGTTCGGCAAGCTGGCCGGGCGCTACAAGTTCCGCCTGTTCCAGGGTGCGCCGGTGGTGTTCGCCGGCCAGCACATGCTGAACCTGGCGCTGGCGGTCGCGATGGTCGGCTTCGGCATCGCGTTCTTCATGACGCAGGAGTGGCTGCCGTTCCTGGCGATGCTCGCCATTGCCTTCGTGCTTGGCGTGCTGATCATCATCCCGATCGGCGGAGCCGACATGCCGGTGGTGGTGTCGATGCTGAACTCGTACTCGGGGTGGGCGGCCGCCGGCATCGGCTTCTCGCTGAACAACCCGATGCTGATCATCGCCGGCTCGCTGGTGGGTTCGTCCGGTGCCATCCTCTCGTACATCATGTGCAAGGCGATGAACCGCTCGTTCTTCAACGTGATCCTGGGCGGCTTCGGCAGCGATGCCGCAGCAGCCGGTGCCGGCGGCTCGCAGGTGCAGCGCAATGTGAAGTCGGGCTCGGCCGATGATGCATCATTCCTGATGGGCAATGCCGAGACCGTGATCATCGTGCCGGGCTACGGCCTGGCCGTGGCGCGCGCGCAGCATGCCCTGAAGGAACTCACGGAGAAGCTGACCGAAAAGGGCGTGACGGTGAAGTACGCGATCCACCCGGTGGCCGGCCGCATGCCGGGCCACATGAACGTGCTGCTGGCCGAGGCCGAGGTGCCGTACGACCAGGTCTTCGAAATGGAAGACATCAACAGCGAATTCGGCCAGGCCGACGTGGTGCTGGTGCTCGGCGCCAACGACGTCGTGAACCCTGCGGCGAAGACCGACCCGAAGTCGCCGATCGCCGGCATGCCGATCCTGGAGGCCTTCAAGGCCAAGACCGTCATCGTCAACAAGCGCTCGATGGCGTCCGGCTATGCCGGGCTGGACAACGAACTGTTCTACATGGACAAGACCATGATGGTGTTCGGCGATGCCAAGAAGGTGGTCGAGGACATGGTCAAGGCTGCGTAA
- a CDS encoding SDR family oxidoreductase codes for MTQHDGRGLGPFADLEGKVALVTGAFSGLGLHFAKTLSRAGCKVALAGRRVGEGEALLAELRKQGGQGCVVALDVRDPTWVDAAFEGARRELGPVQIVVNSAGIATTGAAMEVDEAQWQSVIDTNLNGAWRVAQRAARMMRDAGTGGSIINIASILGLRVAQQVPAYTAAKAGLIHLTRSLALEWARHGIRVNALAPGYFETDINRSFFETESGQALIRRIPQRRLGQPRQLDGALLLLASDASDFMTGTVLPVDGGHSINSL; via the coding sequence ATGACGCAGCACGATGGACGCGGCCTGGGCCCGTTTGCCGATCTGGAGGGCAAGGTGGCGCTGGTCACCGGCGCCTTCAGCGGGCTTGGCCTGCATTTCGCGAAGACGCTGTCGCGCGCCGGCTGCAAGGTGGCATTGGCCGGGCGGCGCGTGGGCGAGGGCGAGGCCTTGCTGGCCGAACTGCGCAAGCAGGGCGGACAGGGGTGCGTGGTCGCGCTCGATGTCAGGGACCCCACCTGGGTCGATGCGGCATTCGAGGGTGCGCGGCGCGAACTCGGGCCGGTACAGATCGTCGTCAACAGCGCCGGCATCGCCACCACGGGCGCGGCCATGGAGGTGGACGAGGCGCAGTGGCAAAGCGTGATCGACACCAACCTGAACGGCGCCTGGCGCGTCGCGCAGCGCGCCGCGCGCATGATGCGCGATGCCGGGACGGGCGGCAGCATCATCAATATTGCCTCGATCCTTGGCCTGCGCGTGGCGCAGCAGGTGCCGGCGTACACCGCGGCCAAGGCGGGGCTGATCCATCTCACGCGCTCGCTGGCGCTGGAGTGGGCGCGCCATGGCATCCGTGTCAATGCGCTTGCGCCGGGCTATTTCGAGACCGATATCAACCGCAGCTTCTTCGAGACCGAAAGCGGACAGGCGCTGATCCGGCGTATCCCGCAGCGCCGGCTCGGACAGCCGCGCCAGCTCGACGGCGCGCTGCTGTTGCTGGCCTCCGACGCGTCCGATTTCATGACCGGCACGGTGCTGCCGGTAGACGGCGGCCATTCCATCAATTCGCTTTGA
- a CDS encoding UxaA family hydrolase, translating into MPRAIVLNPADNVATLLDAGHAGDACALEGERSGKLVLLQDVPFGHKVCVADTSAGQEILKYGQVIGRASHAIRAGEHMHVHNIESARARGDLHKG; encoded by the coding sequence ATGCCTCGAGCCATCGTACTCAACCCGGCCGACAACGTGGCCACCCTGCTGGACGCCGGCCATGCCGGTGACGCCTGCGCCCTGGAAGGCGAGCGGTCGGGAAAGCTGGTCCTGCTGCAGGACGTCCCGTTCGGCCACAAGGTATGCGTGGCCGACACCTCGGCGGGCCAGGAAATCCTCAAGTACGGCCAGGTCATCGGCCGCGCCAGCCACGCGATCCGTGCCGGCGAACACATGCATGTTCACAACATCGAGTCGGCGCGCGCGCGCGGCGACCTGCACAAGGGCTAA
- a CDS encoding TauD/TfdA family dioxygenase, whose product MTIEIKPLTGSVGAAVTGVNLNDPINDATFQVLHQAFLEYGMLVFRGQFLQPAAQVAFARLWGTPVQGNPLLKGLAEFPELFQVTKIPKETASTEAWHSDSIYTEVPPKISILSAVTIPVGGDTMWCNQYASYERLSPTMQRLIEGLRARFTGARLAKMTGSDKVPSAVHPIVRTHPETGRKALYVGHPDTAQCIEGMTEAESRPLLDFLYEHSVTPDNVYRHMWQEGDVVMWDNRNTMHYAVHDYGNAERVLNRVTLEGDVPR is encoded by the coding sequence ATGACCATCGAAATCAAGCCGTTGACCGGCTCCGTGGGCGCCGCCGTCACCGGCGTCAACCTGAACGACCCGATCAATGACGCCACTTTCCAGGTTCTGCACCAGGCCTTCCTGGAGTACGGCATGCTGGTCTTTCGCGGCCAGTTCCTGCAGCCGGCGGCACAGGTGGCGTTCGCTCGCCTGTGGGGCACGCCGGTCCAGGGCAACCCGCTGCTGAAGGGCCTGGCGGAATTCCCGGAACTGTTCCAGGTCACCAAGATACCGAAGGAGACGGCCTCCACCGAGGCCTGGCACTCCGACTCGATCTACACCGAGGTGCCGCCGAAGATCTCCATCCTGTCGGCGGTGACGATCCCGGTCGGCGGCGACACCATGTGGTGCAACCAGTACGCCTCGTACGAGCGGCTGTCGCCCACGATGCAACGCCTGATCGAAGGGCTGCGCGCGCGCTTCACGGGCGCCCGCCTGGCAAAAATGACGGGCTCGGACAAGGTGCCTTCGGCCGTGCATCCGATCGTGCGCACGCACCCGGAGACCGGGCGCAAGGCACTCTATGTCGGCCATCCGGACACGGCGCAGTGCATCGAAGGCATGACCGAGGCGGAAAGCCGTCCGCTGCTCGACTTCCTGTACGAGCACTCGGTCACCCCGGACAACGTCTATCGCCACATGTGGCAGGAGGGCGACGTGGTCATGTGGGACAACCGCAATACCATGCACTACGCCGTGCATGACTACGGCAATGCCGAGCGCGTGCTCAACCGAGTGACGCTCGAAGGCGACGTGCCCCGCTGA
- a CDS encoding UxaA family hydrolase produces the protein MTTTFLGYPRENGAVGVRNWVAVVSVMDNCNPVTRAIARTVGGCIPVTTLFVRGQFGADLDFAFESLAGLGRNPNIASVLLVGLEPSSTEEVARRIQAAGKPVERVHLQPNGTVDCIAEGTRKAAQLSLRASRARRVPCPVSSLVIGVECGGSDTTSGLSCNPVIGRMADLVIAEGGTVIISETSEFIGADHLFAERAANARVREDFVTAVRNMENLAISRGVDMREDQPSPDNKRGGLTTVEEKALGAMAKAGNSPLVGVLRYGEAPQKKGLHFMDAPAAAVENLTALAAGGCQLTFFGTGVGNPIGSMVAPTVKVCGNVNTLHTMADNIDFDVSGILQHGEKISDLGDQLYAYAMDVASGTRLTSEVLDIRETAISRFALSL, from the coding sequence ATGACAACCACCTTTCTCGGATACCCGCGCGAGAACGGCGCGGTCGGCGTACGCAACTGGGTCGCCGTGGTCTCGGTCATGGATAACTGCAACCCGGTCACGCGCGCCATCGCGCGCACCGTGGGCGGCTGCATTCCCGTGACCACGCTGTTCGTGCGCGGACAGTTCGGCGCCGACCTGGATTTCGCCTTCGAATCGCTGGCAGGCCTGGGCCGCAACCCCAATATCGCGTCGGTGCTGCTGGTCGGGCTGGAGCCGTCGTCCACCGAAGAAGTCGCGCGCCGCATCCAGGCCGCCGGCAAACCCGTCGAGCGCGTGCACCTGCAGCCCAACGGCACGGTCGATTGCATTGCCGAAGGCACGCGCAAGGCCGCGCAGCTTTCGCTCCGGGCGTCGCGCGCGCGCCGCGTGCCCTGCCCCGTGTCGTCGCTGGTGATCGGCGTGGAATGCGGCGGATCGGATACCACCTCGGGCCTGAGCTGCAACCCGGTGATCGGGCGCATGGCTGACCTCGTGATCGCCGAGGGCGGCACGGTGATCATCTCCGAGACCTCCGAATTCATCGGCGCCGATCACCTGTTTGCGGAGCGGGCCGCCAACGCACGCGTGCGCGAGGATTTCGTCACCGCCGTGCGCAACATGGAAAACCTGGCCATTTCACGCGGCGTCGACATGCGCGAGGACCAGCCCTCGCCTGACAACAAGCGCGGCGGCCTGACCACGGTCGAGGAGAAGGCGCTCGGCGCCATGGCCAAGGCCGGCAACAGCCCGCTCGTCGGCGTGCTGCGCTACGGCGAGGCGCCGCAGAAGAAGGGTCTGCACTTCATGGACGCCCCGGCCGCGGCAGTGGAAAATCTGACTGCGCTTGCTGCCGGCGGGTGCCAGCTCACCTTCTTCGGCACCGGAGTGGGCAATCCGATCGGCAGCATGGTGGCACCGACCGTCAAGGTGTGCGGCAACGTCAATACGCTGCACACCATGGCCGACAACATTGACTTCGACGTCAGCGGGATCCTGCAGCACGGCGAGAAGATTTCGGACCTCGGCGATCAGCTCTATGCCTATGCGATGGACGTCGCATCGGGCACGCGGCTGACCAGCGAGGTGCTCGATATCCGGGAGACCGCGATCAGTCGATTCGCACTGAGCCTCTGA
- a CDS encoding Ldh family oxidoreductase, which produces MTTRWSAQSLERWTSAVFESCGVAPAHAVEAATALVRSELRGYKTHGMTRVPSYVERLRAGDFNPRAAMSHRTFPGGIVLDADGAMGQVAGPHAVRLGLAALESSASVLVAVQSCGHLGALGIHALLAAEAGAFCIVGQRTPPVLGMEGFARPAIGHNPIAFGCPLPGQAPIVFDVACSVAARGHILLAAREGKPIPQGWALDADGQPTTDAQRALAGSLLPTGGHKGIGIAMMVECLAGALAATAGSLDPARNSVGNGGAVGRQGGFVWLVRPEAFAGQALFADYMAQWTGNYLAAGGSEARLPGHRGDQLEREGRAHGIALPEAITRELAGLGRTLSIPFPA; this is translated from the coding sequence ATGACCACGCGATGGAGCGCCCAAAGCCTGGAGCGCTGGACTTCTGCTGTATTCGAATCGTGCGGCGTGGCGCCTGCGCATGCCGTCGAGGCCGCCACCGCGCTGGTGCGCAGCGAACTGCGCGGCTACAAGACGCATGGCATGACGCGCGTGCCGTCCTATGTCGAGCGCCTGCGCGCCGGTGACTTCAACCCGCGCGCCGCCATGTCGCACCGGACTTTCCCCGGCGGCATCGTGCTGGATGCCGATGGGGCCATGGGCCAGGTCGCCGGGCCGCATGCCGTGCGGCTGGGCCTCGCAGCGCTGGAATCGAGTGCCAGCGTACTGGTTGCCGTGCAGTCGTGCGGCCACCTGGGCGCACTGGGCATCCACGCACTGCTCGCGGCCGAAGCTGGCGCGTTCTGCATCGTCGGACAGCGCACGCCGCCCGTGCTAGGCATGGAGGGCTTTGCCCGCCCCGCCATCGGGCACAACCCGATCGCCTTCGGCTGCCCGTTGCCGGGCCAGGCCCCGATCGTGTTCGACGTGGCCTGCAGCGTCGCCGCGCGCGGCCATATCCTGCTCGCCGCGCGTGAAGGCAAACCCATTCCCCAAGGCTGGGCCCTGGACGCCGACGGCCAGCCGACCACCGATGCGCAGCGCGCGCTGGCCGGCTCGCTGCTGCCGACCGGCGGCCACAAGGGCATCGGCATCGCCATGATGGTCGAATGCCTGGCCGGTGCGCTGGCCGCTACCGCAGGTTCGCTTGACCCCGCGCGCAACAGCGTCGGCAACGGCGGCGCGGTCGGTCGCCAGGGCGGCTTTGTCTGGCTGGTCCGTCCCGAGGCGTTTGCCGGCCAGGCGCTGTTCGCCGACTACATGGCGCAATGGACCGGCAACTACCTCGCTGCCGGCGGCAGCGAGGCAAGACTTCCCGGCCACCGGGGCGACCAGCTCGAACGTGAAGGCCGCGCGCACGGCATCGCCCTGCCCGAAGCCATCACACGCGAACTGGCCGGCCTTGGCCGGACCTTGAGCATCCCGTTCCCGGCCTAG